A genome region from Nitrospirota bacterium includes the following:
- a CDS encoding methionine adenosyltransferase gives MIIVEPFPGKPVADHLFEIVERKGVGHPDTLCDSMMDAISIALSQAYLQEFGTILHHNIDKGLLAAGSVRKEFKGGEVLKPMELTIGDRATSSAKGRSIPVAEIAVDAARAWLRKNMRFVDPEQQVNYRVVLAPGSEELTDIFSRPGAVRGANDTSATVGYYPLSPTEQMVLGLERRLNSPDFKASRPETGEDVKVMALRHGNDLDLTVAMPLLCREISSEKDYFWRKDLLIQEMSEFLRQGAGSGEVRVHYNALDEPGRGMDGIYLSLTGTSAEDADSGQVGRGNRVNGLISVNRPLGTEAAAGKNPVSHVGKIYNILSHRLAEKLCREIEGIREAYVYLVSRIGSPIDQPQMAAAQVVLERGLEVRDVSRRAEEIIERELAGIAGFCRELSEGKHPLG, from the coding sequence ATGATCATTGTCGAGCCCTTTCCCGGGAAACCCGTCGCGGACCATCTCTTCGAGATCGTTGAACGCAAAGGCGTCGGCCATCCGGACACGCTCTGCGATTCCATGATGGACGCCATTTCGATCGCGCTCTCGCAGGCCTACCTCCAGGAATTCGGAACGATCCTGCACCACAACATCGACAAGGGCCTGCTGGCGGCCGGGAGCGTCAGGAAGGAGTTCAAGGGCGGCGAGGTGCTGAAACCCATGGAGCTCACGATCGGCGACCGGGCGACGAGCAGCGCCAAAGGCAGGAGCATTCCCGTGGCGGAAATCGCCGTGGATGCGGCCCGCGCCTGGCTCAGGAAGAACATGCGCTTTGTCGATCCCGAACAACAGGTGAACTACCGGGTTGTCCTCGCTCCCGGGTCGGAAGAGCTGACGGACATATTCTCGCGGCCGGGTGCGGTCAGGGGAGCCAATGACACGTCGGCCACGGTCGGGTATTATCCGCTGAGCCCCACGGAGCAGATGGTGCTCGGCCTGGAGCGGCGCCTCAATTCCCCGGACTTCAAGGCGAGCCGCCCCGAGACCGGCGAGGACGTGAAGGTGATGGCGCTCAGGCACGGGAACGATCTAGACCTTACCGTGGCCATGCCGCTCCTCTGCAGGGAGATCTCATCGGAAAAGGACTACTTCTGGAGGAAGGATTTACTGATTCAGGAGATGAGCGAGTTTTTACGGCAGGGCGCCGGCTCCGGGGAAGTCCGCGTGCATTACAATGCGTTGGACGAACCCGGCAGGGGCATGGACGGCATCTACCTGAGCCTGACCGGCACGTCGGCGGAGGACGCCGATTCCGGTCAGGTCGGGCGGGGCAACCGTGTGAACGGCCTCATCTCCGTAAACAGGCCGCTCGGCACCGAGGCCGCGGCAGGCAAAAACCCCGTGAGCCACGTGGGCAAGATATACAATATTCTCTCGCACCGCCTGGCGGAAAAATTGTGCCGCGAGATCGAGGGCATCCGGGAAGCCTATGTGTATCTCGTGAGCAGGATCGGCTCGCCCATTGACCAGCCGCAGATGGCGGCTGCCCAGGTCGTGCTCGAGCGCGGGCTGGAGGTCAGGGATGTGTCGAGACGTGCGGAAGAGATCATCGAACGCGAGCTCGCGGGCATCGCCGGATTCTGCAGGGAATTGAGCGAGGGGAAGCACCCCCTGGGATGA